In a genomic window of Pelotomaculum thermopropionicum SI:
- a CDS encoding hypothetical protein (containing partial CcmA (COG1131), ABC-type multidrug transport system, ATPase component), whose protein sequence is MRPVVKVKDLVQKAGRKTLLNGLSFEVYEGECFGLFGAGGAGKTALLHILAGVDRFRSGSVEVLGLDIRKGDAFKRHLGLVTQARSLFQDLKAGENLEFIAALKSAARENIPPLVERLGLKDCLNEPAAALDEGTYRRLSLACALLNSPKLLIADEPVKDVDPLSRRIILRELESFSAGGGTCIWSFSSMELCGRMSRVGWLENGQITLYRPAEAKALWADRVKALDGQDGENND, encoded by the coding sequence ATGCGGCCGGTAGTGAAAGTTAAAGACCTGGTCCAGAAAGCCGGCCGTAAGACCTTGCTGAACGGCCTGTCTTTTGAAGTTTACGAAGGGGAGTGCTTCGGCCTGTTCGGCGCCGGTGGCGCCGGCAAAACCGCCCTGCTGCACATCCTGGCCGGGGTAGACCGGTTCAGGTCGGGCAGCGTGGAGGTTCTCGGCCTGGATATTAGAAAAGGCGATGCCTTTAAAAGGCACCTGGGGCTGGTAACCCAGGCGCGCAGCCTCTTCCAGGACCTGAAGGCCGGTGAAAACCTCGAATTTATAGCCGCCCTGAAAAGCGCGGCCAGGGAGAACATCCCCCCGCTTGTGGAGCGCCTGGGGCTGAAAGACTGCCTGAACGAGCCGGCCGCCGCGCTGGACGAAGGGACCTACCGGCGGTTGTCCCTGGCCTGCGCCCTGCTCAACTCGCCAAAGCTGCTAATTGCCGACGAGCCGGTCAAGGACGTGGACCCGCTTTCGCGCCGCATCATCCTGAGAGAGCTGGAGAGCTTTTCGGCCGGGGGCGGCACCTGCATCTGGAGCTTCAGCAGCATGGAGCTGTGCGGGCGGATGAGCAGGGTGGGCTGGCTGGAAAACGGGCAGATCACCCTGTACCGGCCGGCGGAGGCCAAAGCGCTGTGGGCGGACCGGGTTAAAGCTCTAGACGGGCAGGATGGTGAAAACAATGATTAG
- a CDS encoding ABC-type multidrug transport system, permease component, with product MIRQGLAVMRRELTRLWRDRGLRGILFLGPLLGLVLFYATYSLQVLKGIPAAVADLDRSGTSRELVEQITNAENLKVVAYPGSFAEVEELIRRGKIVAGVVIPEDFGRKVALGRQARVEMVVDGSNMIYATNATSAMLSVTRTAAAQAGIRALVARGLHPDQAGEIYQSVVFREEAWFNPALNYAFFVVLALALNVWQQCCMLAACTIVIGESGAKSWCQLRAAGVSRLWLFSCKSAVHLAVFMLAVMPLYALAFLAFKLPLNCSFPVLLLFTLAFAAALHGVGTLASSFARSAVDATRFGMIIALPSFILSGYTWPLEAMPPVLQQLVKVLPQTWFFQGLSYLTWKNPDWSFIQPYFLALLIIAAVCYGAAAVIVCRK from the coding sequence ATGATTAGGCAGGGCCTGGCCGTCATGCGGCGCGAGCTGACCCGCCTGTGGCGCGACAGGGGGCTGCGGGGCATTTTGTTCCTTGGCCCGCTGCTCGGGCTTGTGCTGTTTTACGCCACCTACAGCTTGCAGGTGCTGAAAGGCATTCCCGCCGCCGTCGCGGACCTGGACCGGTCCGGCACCAGCCGGGAGCTGGTGGAGCAGATCACAAACGCCGAAAATTTAAAAGTGGTGGCTTACCCCGGCAGCTTTGCCGAAGTAGAGGAGCTGATCCGGCGGGGTAAAATTGTGGCCGGCGTTGTTATTCCGGAGGACTTCGGCCGGAAGGTGGCTTTGGGCCGCCAGGCCCGGGTGGAGATGGTGGTGGACGGCAGCAATATGATTTACGCAACCAACGCCACCAGCGCCATGCTGAGCGTAACCCGCACCGCCGCCGCCCAGGCCGGTATAAGGGCCCTGGTGGCCCGCGGCCTGCACCCGGACCAGGCCGGGGAAATTTACCAGTCCGTCGTTTTCCGCGAGGAAGCCTGGTTCAACCCGGCGCTCAACTACGCCTTTTTCGTGGTGCTGGCGCTGGCTTTAAACGTCTGGCAGCAGTGCTGCATGCTGGCCGCCTGCACAATCGTCATAGGCGAATCCGGCGCGAAAAGCTGGTGCCAGTTGAGGGCCGCCGGCGTCTCCCGGCTCTGGCTCTTTTCATGCAAGTCGGCGGTCCACCTGGCCGTCTTCATGCTGGCCGTCATGCCTCTTTACGCCCTGGCTTTTCTGGCCTTCAAGCTTCCTTTGAACTGCAGCTTCCCCGTTTTGCTCCTGTTCACCCTGGCCTTTGCCGCCGCCCTGCACGGCGTCGGCACGCTGGCCTCCAGCTTCGCCCGCAGCGCCGTGGACGCCACCAGGTTCGGGATGATTATCGCCCTGCCCTCCTTTATCCTTTCCGGCTACACCTGGCCGCTGGAGGCAATGCCGCCCGTGCTGCAGCAACTGGTTAAGGTCCTGCCGCAAACCTGGTTCTTTCAGGGCTTAAGCTACCTGACCTGGAAAAACCCGGACTGGAGCTTCATCCAGCCTTACTTCCTGGCGCTGCTGATCATAGCCGCAGTCTGCTACGGGGCGGCAGCCGTCATTGTCTGCCGCAAATAA
- a CDS encoding hypothetical membrane protein (containing 3 x S-layer homology (SLH) domain and partial COG4886, Leucine-rich repeat (LRR) protein) — MSIYNRKKSLKALFRISLLAVLLLCLIPLHKASAASGEAAVQAGKPSFTDLASDSPLYPYVRYLTDKGIINGFPDGTFRPAESVTRAQAAKIAVLAKGLHPVKDVSPTYSDVPAGYWAFGEIEAATKEGLLRGYPDGTFNPDGTITRAEAITLLLRLSGGELSGNDIVIGDIGRDHWAYRAVITAVEAGLVELPADKLFKPDLAFRRGDLARGLSALFTLGPSLRQTELTGKLAVKKGEVTLTAENGASREVAGETRVGAGTKIITRHNSQAEIAFDDGSGILIDANTEISIVKATGFAYMRSDGSPGTAVDRLEIELKKGKIFGALASRYEKAETSGENKTSFTGGGKEKYITLASTNFSPGFAGILLAENETPGTESQETAWWQEPYSERERVVVDMPWGVCGIRGTFWMNQVSSTGQSTALITGKAVVTAGGKSVTLTGGQSTTITSSGAYPTPPAALTQADKQSWAAVKGWVEERAREIQNNLPVPPAPAVLPPEVPVEQPTAPVEQQQQETAGLAGKIIETFEQDTTGTATTTGSSGNGGSSGGNSNTQIVTAINILNNVITLTFNKAVSEAHIDDTGAWFPVVTLADGIKYKIWIVDSSNDYSMCLHSVSYTPGKNTVDIITFGAMPGKEYKLTVYKGEQFEETVMNSSFTFPEDNTAPTFAAGYPRTENLTENSVDLLVLTNELGTAYYVVLRAQDANDWAPSSAAGVKQWALNPEDDAYSNVTSWSGDFFLSDIESRATVNYLIGGTEYIVYVVAEDESENITGIETISFATPQDNTAPEFATGYPEVTNITAGSVDLSLKINEFGTAYYVALSVNDAVYAPSTAGEVKQWALNPQNSPPNITSWSGSYDWMEPDEEEIVTIYGLEAGAAYNIYMAIEDMSGNLNETFATIQVMTAGGTVVHFNDANLEAAVRDALGKLDGDITSADMAGLTYLSAADRGIADLTGLEYAVNLQELDIWSNQITGISPLAGLTTLQKLELSGNQISDISPLSNLSNLLFLNLGSNQISAISALAGLTGLQDLRLNENQISNIAALADLKNLQYLDLQKNQVSDLAPLVANSGLGEGDIVDLTGNPLDTTPGSQNMLDIQALQARGVNVAY, encoded by the coding sequence ATGTCCATTTATAACCGAAAGAAAAGTCTTAAGGCCTTATTCAGAATAAGTTTACTTGCTGTTTTACTGTTGTGCCTCATTCCGTTACACAAAGCGTCAGCCGCTTCCGGCGAAGCAGCCGTTCAAGCGGGCAAGCCGTCTTTCACCGACCTGGCATCGGACAGCCCGCTGTACCCTTACGTTCGCTACCTGACTGACAAAGGTATCATCAATGGTTTCCCCGACGGGACCTTCCGCCCCGCCGAAAGTGTTACCCGCGCCCAGGCGGCCAAAATTGCAGTCCTGGCCAAAGGGCTGCACCCGGTCAAGGATGTCTCGCCGACATACAGCGACGTGCCTGCCGGCTACTGGGCCTTCGGAGAAATCGAGGCCGCTACCAAAGAAGGACTCCTAAGGGGTTACCCTGACGGGACGTTTAACCCTGACGGCACCATTACCAGAGCGGAGGCAATCACCCTTTTGCTCAGGCTCTCAGGGGGAGAGCTTTCCGGCAATGATATCGTCATCGGAGATATTGGCCGCGACCACTGGGCCTACCGGGCGGTAATTACCGCAGTTGAAGCGGGCCTGGTAGAACTGCCGGCCGATAAGCTTTTCAAGCCGGACCTTGCCTTTCGCCGGGGCGACCTGGCCCGCGGCTTGAGCGCCCTGTTCACCCTGGGGCCGTCCCTGCGCCAAACCGAACTGACCGGTAAACTGGCAGTCAAAAAGGGAGAAGTTACTCTAACTGCCGAAAACGGTGCTTCCCGCGAGGTAGCCGGTGAGACACGGGTTGGCGCCGGGACAAAGATCATCACCCGTCACAACAGTCAGGCTGAAATTGCTTTTGATGACGGAAGCGGCATCCTCATTGATGCCAATACTGAGATTTCAATAGTGAAAGCAACAGGTTTTGCTTACATGCGCAGCGACGGTTCGCCCGGCACAGCGGTGGACAGGCTGGAGATCGAATTAAAGAAGGGTAAAATTTTCGGCGCTCTGGCCAGCCGCTATGAAAAGGCAGAGACATCCGGTGAAAATAAAACATCCTTTACGGGCGGGGGAAAAGAAAAATATATAACTCTTGCCTCCACCAACTTTTCACCGGGCTTTGCCGGAATCCTGCTGGCGGAGAATGAAACCCCTGGCACCGAAAGCCAGGAGACAGCCTGGTGGCAGGAACCTTATTCCGAACGCGAGCGTGTGGTAGTGGACATGCCGTGGGGCGTTTGCGGCATCCGGGGCACCTTCTGGATGAACCAGGTCAGCTCCACGGGGCAGAGCACCGCTCTCATCACCGGTAAAGCCGTGGTCACCGCCGGGGGCAAGTCCGTGACACTCACTGGCGGCCAATCCACCACAATCACGTCATCGGGTGCCTATCCCACGCCACCTGCTGCTCTGACCCAGGCCGATAAGCAGTCCTGGGCCGCAGTGAAGGGATGGGTCGAAGAACGTGCCCGGGAGATCCAGAACAACCTGCCGGTGCCGCCGGCTCCCGCAGTCCTGCCGCCTGAAGTGCCGGTGGAGCAGCCAACTGCGCCGGTTGAGCAGCAGCAACAGGAAACGGCCGGTTTAGCCGGCAAAATAATTGAGACGTTTGAACAGGATACAACCGGTACGGCCACTACTACAGGCAGTTCGGGCAACGGCGGAAGCAGCGGCGGTAATTCAAATACTCAAATAGTAACGGCAATAAATATTTTAAACAATGTAATCACGTTAACATTTAATAAAGCGGTGTCGGAAGCGCATATAGACGATACCGGCGCCTGGTTCCCGGTGGTAACTCTAGCCGATGGAATTAAATATAAGATCTGGATCGTCGATAGCAGCAATGATTATTCCATGTGCCTGCACAGCGTCAGTTATACGCCCGGGAAGAACACCGTAGATATAATTACTTTTGGAGCAATGCCGGGAAAAGAGTACAAATTGACGGTATACAAGGGAGAACAATTTGAAGAAACGGTAATGAACAGCAGTTTTACCTTCCCGGAAGACAACACTGCCCCCACATTTGCAGCAGGCTACCCCAGGACCGAAAATCTCACGGAAAACTCGGTGGATTTACTGGTGCTGACAAATGAACTGGGCACCGCCTACTATGTGGTGCTTAGGGCGCAAGATGCCAACGACTGGGCGCCGTCAAGCGCCGCCGGCGTGAAACAGTGGGCGCTCAATCCTGAAGATGACGCCTACTCGAATGTGACGTCGTGGAGCGGGGATTTTTTCCTGAGTGATATTGAAAGCAGGGCGACCGTCAATTACTTAATAGGAGGCACGGAATATATAGTATACGTGGTGGCGGAAGACGAATCGGAAAACATAACCGGGATTGAGACAATCAGCTTTGCAACACCGCAAGATAATACGGCGCCTGAATTTGCAACAGGTTACCCGGAGGTAACAAACATCACGGCGGGCTCGGTGGACCTGTCCTTAAAGATAAATGAATTTGGTACCGCCTATTATGTAGCGCTCTCCGTAAATGATGCCGTTTACGCTCCGTCTACTGCGGGAGAAGTGAAACAATGGGCGCTTAACCCGCAAAATTCCCCTCCAAATATAACATCCTGGAGCGGGTCTTATGACTGGATGGAGCCTGATGAAGAAGAAATTGTAACTATTTATGGTCTTGAAGCCGGCGCAGCATATAATATATACATGGCAATCGAAGATATGTCAGGGAATTTAAATGAGACATTCGCAACCATTCAGGTGATGACTGCCGGGGGGACTGTGGTTCATTTCAATGACGCCAACCTTGAGGCTGCCGTAAGAGATGCTTTAGGTAAACTCGATGGGGACATAACCAGTGCGGACATGGCGGGGCTGACATATTTATCTGCCGCCGACAGAGGCATTGCCGACCTGACAGGCCTCGAATATGCGGTTAACCTGCAGGAACTCGATATCTGGTCCAACCAGATTACCGGTATTTCACCTTTGGCCGGCCTGACTACCTTACAGAAGCTTGAACTTTCTGGTAACCAGATCAGCGACATATCACCCTTATCAAATCTGTCAAACCTGCTGTTTCTTAACCTCGGGAGCAACCAGATCAGCGCCATTTCTGCACTGGCCGGCCTGACCGGCTTACAGGATCTTCGCCTCAATGAAAACCAAATCAGCAACATTGCAGCCCTGGCTGATTTGAAAAACTTGCAATATCTTGATCTGCAAAAGAACCAAGTAAGCGACCTGGCGCCGCTGGTCGCCAACAGCGGCCTGGGCGAGGGCGACATTGTAGACTTAACCGGCAACCCGCTGGATACAACCCCCGGCTCCCAGAACATGCTCGATATCCAGGCCTTGCAGGCCAGAGGAGTAAATGTGGCCTATTAA
- a CDS encoding ABC-type multidrug transport system, permease component: protein MRQVLSIACYETMCILKDKILLLMVFAVPLIYAVLFGLVYVQGILTGIPMGIVDMDNSSLSREVVQAFENSPRFKIVREIDTYPRLEEGMKNGAVRAGLVIPEDFEKRISQHRSVEVLTVYDGSNLIWGYNIRKYALEVINKFSADHAAARLAGMGMSGREVAGILDAVSCNIEVWYNPTFSYATFLLGGLMMMIIHQICLLSVSLSVTREKERNSWLMYLSSPVPGWKIFLGKCLPYFAANFLNYLLLIWLGAAVFHVKTGGSLLLIILLGLLYDIIITSAGFCVSALAPDSLQATRYLMLLSVPLFIISGYTWPPTHIPPLINGLARLLPYTWMAEGFRLVTVKELGFAYLAPAVLALFSMAMAAVLFAAIVAKRRRAPVIRAE from the coding sequence TTGAGGCAGGTGCTGAGCATTGCCTGTTACGAAACCATGTGCATACTTAAAGATAAAATCCTTTTGCTGATGGTATTTGCCGTCCCCCTGATTTACGCCGTGCTTTTCGGCCTGGTTTACGTCCAGGGAATCCTGACCGGCATCCCCATGGGAATTGTGGACATGGATAATTCCAGCCTGAGCCGGGAAGTGGTGCAAGCCTTTGAGAACTCCCCCCGCTTTAAGATAGTGAGGGAAATAGACACCTACCCGCGCCTGGAAGAAGGCATGAAGAACGGCGCCGTCCGGGCCGGCCTGGTGATCCCGGAGGATTTCGAAAAACGGATTTCCCAGCACCGCAGCGTCGAGGTATTAACCGTTTACGACGGTTCAAACCTGATCTGGGGCTACAACATCAGGAAATACGCCCTTGAAGTTATCAACAAATTCAGCGCCGACCACGCCGCGGCCCGCCTGGCGGGAATGGGCATGTCCGGGCGCGAAGTTGCCGGCATCCTGGATGCCGTTTCCTGCAACATCGAGGTCTGGTACAACCCCACTTTCAGCTATGCCACTTTTTTGCTCGGGGGGCTTATGATGATGATTATACACCAGATCTGCCTGCTGAGCGTGAGCCTTTCCGTAACCAGGGAAAAGGAGCGGAACAGCTGGCTCATGTACCTTAGCTCGCCGGTTCCGGGCTGGAAAATTTTCCTGGGCAAGTGCCTGCCCTATTTTGCTGCAAACTTCCTGAACTACCTCCTGCTGATCTGGCTTGGGGCCGCCGTTTTTCACGTAAAAACCGGAGGTTCCCTGCTCCTTATAATCCTGCTGGGCCTCCTGTACGACATCATCATCACATCGGCGGGGTTCTGCGTTTCGGCGCTGGCCCCGGACTCCCTGCAGGCCACCAGGTACCTGATGCTGCTCTCCGTCCCTCTCTTTATCATATCGGGCTATACCTGGCCGCCCACCCACATTCCGCCGCTCATCAACGGCCTGGCCCGCCTGCTGCCCTACACCTGGATGGCGGAAGGCTTCAGGCTGGTAACCGTAAAGGAACTCGGCTTTGCCTACCTGGCTCCCGCCGTTCTGGCCCTGTTCAGCATGGCCATGGCGGCGGTCCTCTTTGCCGCAATCGTCGCTAAAAGAAGAAGGGCACCGGTGATAAGGGCCGAATAG